One Setaria italica strain Yugu1 chromosome II, Setaria_italica_v2.0, whole genome shotgun sequence DNA segment encodes these proteins:
- the LOC101776539 gene encoding putative E3 ubiquitin-protein ligase RING1b: protein MGITRRTKQALICHEVILRKRGRQASPVAGPCSHGAAVAQGADSAEVMGRRSSIAPCVACVLCGGLLRDAAVIPECLHSFCRECIVEKFTDKNINRCPKCDTDLGCNPLEKLRNELTDEVDPWIVAVERSKTRMATDEEWSTEGWTAAMTREEVGREEVAERANAATAAREEADEARALEVVSARALEGVSALTAQVEAERARAQSLEDQVVRLRRELEAARASEADARRQVADQKREAETTAEMTRSAVDSAGHQLEEYGLRPTEEERTVAAETAEYVLACCLSRDPSFGLEIVLEGVAADEVDKLRGRARETALRLAQIMVRNDSPPQAGDDSDGDGVDA from the exons ATGGGCATAACCCGCAGGACGAAGCAGGCTCTGATTTGCCACG AAGTCATCTTGAGGAAAAGGGGCCGGCAAGCTTCGCCTGTTGCCGGCCCGTGCTcccacggcgccgccgtcgcgcagGGCGCGGATTCGGCGGAGGTGATGGGGCGCCGCTCGAGCATCGCGCCGTGCGTCGCCTGCGTGCTCTGCGGCGGCCTACTCCGCGACGCAGCCGTCATCCCCGAGTGCCTCCATTCCT TTTGCAGGGAATGCATAGTTGAGAAATTCACAGATAAGAATATCAACCGCTGTCCTAAGTGCGACACTGATTTGGGCTGTAATCCACTGGAGAAACTCAG AAATGAACTCACTGACGAGGTGGACCCATGGATAGTAGCCGTTGAGAGGAGCAAGACAAGGATGGCCACTGATGAGGAATGGAGCACCGAAGGATGGACGGCCGCAATGACGAGGGAGGAGGTGGGCCGAGAGGAGGTGGCCGAGCGGGCCAATGCCGCCACcgcggcgagggaggaggcggacgaGGCGCGGGCGCTGGAAGTGGTCTCGGCGCGGGCGCTGGAAGGGGTCTCGGCGCTGACGGCCCAGGTCGAGGCCGAGCGCGCCCGTGCGCAGAGCCTGGAGGACCAGGTTGTCCGCCTGCGCCGTGAGCTGGAGGCCGCGCGTGCCTCCGAGGCCGACGCTAGGCGGCAGGTCGCGGACCAGAAGCGGGAGGCGGAGACGACGGCCGAGATGACGCGCAGTGCCGTCGACAGCGCGGGCCATCAGCTGGAGGAGTACGGACTGCGGCCCACGGAGGAGGAGCGCACTGTCGCCGCGGAGACCGCCGAGTACGTGCTGGCCTGCTGCCTGAGCCGCGACCCCTCCTTCGGCCTGGAGATAGTGCTGGAGGGTGTGGCGGCCGACGAGGTGGACAAGCTGCGGGGTCGCGCACGGGAGACGGCGTTGAGGCTGGCCCAGATTATGGTCCGAAACGACTCTCCACCACAAGCTGGCGACGActcggacggcgacggcgtggaTGCCTGA
- the LOC101782772 gene encoding uncharacterized protein LOC101782772 yields the protein MIQRTRRASAPPTTASPRPDSAAPPSPGLPPRRTSARRARGSGRAGAPAEALVRRSVVEPCLTCGICGGLLSDATAFSECLDAFCRKCIYDKLAKENIKCCPTCGIHLGRAPLEKLRPDHSLQHIRSVIFPAKRRKVATIKKRKEKVSAESILSSVVDIVAEGRTAPLAPAASQIEAQKIEVEVIDEADEALVAQETVYESSILNLAPVGRDVLSRIRCRDFYSACHLSAETGALIVWQPPPIPEEMVDHDQLAPRQDPQTFGPPAYFDTEYQRQVPAVQITDTSVVAGSSFHARMTVQDDDNLRGDILAFFNESTARIMGRYDAHISQLKAENSKLLEQLENERAAALERTRILEERHQQELENERAAAAERTRIIEEKLQRQLDNERECVLVSMRMLTERLQRESEIATSATNRSRSLEADNARLYEELENGRADNQALISDIVEKSDELATLKYHCDMFESDKRDLENQVEDLMKELEYAKKEHARYVRQVLDAARAIPNNLEAIHTDAQH from the exons ATGATACAGAGAACCCGGCGAGCCTCGGCtccgccgacgacggcgagcccGCGCCCCGACAGCGCTGCTCCCCCGTCTCCAGGACTGCCACCTCGCCGCACCTCCGCGCGGCGGGCCCGAGGCAGCGGCCGCGCGGGCGCCCCGGCGGAGGCGCTGGTGcgccgctcggtcgtcgagccGTGCCTCACCTGCGGGATCTGCGGCGGCCTCCTCAGCGACGCCACCGCCTTCTCCGAGTGCCTCGATGCCT TTTGCAGGAAATGCATATATGATAAGTTGGCGAAGGAGAATATAAAGTGCTGCCCTACTTGCGGCATTCATTTGGGCCGTGCTCCATTGGAGAAGCTCAG ACCTGATCATAGCCTGCAACACATCAGGTCAGTGATATTTCCTGCTAAGAGACGCAAGGTTGCCACcatcaagaagaggaaggaaaaggtTTCCGCTGAATCAATCCTTTCTTCAGTGGTGGATATCGTTGCAGAAGGAAGAACTGCACCACTGGCACCTGCTGCTTCACAAATAGAGGCACAGAAGATAGAGGTTGAGGTGATCGATGAGGCTGATGAGGCTTTGGTAGCTCAGGAAACAGTTTATGAGTCTTCTATCTTG aatCTTGCTCCTGTTGGAAGAGATGTTTTGTCGCGAATTAGGTGTCGAGACTTTTACTCAGCATGCCATCTTTCTGCGGAGACTGGAGCCTTGATTGTGTGGCAACCACCACCTATCCCAGAGGAGATGGTTGACCATGATCAGTTAGCCCCCAGGCAGGACCCACAGACTTTTGGGCCTCCAGCGTACTTTGATACTGAGTACCAGCGACAAGTACCAGCTGTACAGATTACCGATACTTCGGTTGTGGCAGGCAGCTCATTCCATGCTAGGATGACTGTCCAGGATGATGATAACCTGAGGGGAGATATTCTCGCATTTTTCAATGAG AGTACTGCAAGAATCATGGGGAGGTATGATGCTCACATAAGCCAATTAAAGGCAGAGAACTCAAAATTACTAGA GCAATTGGAAAATGAAAGAGCTGCTGCTCTTGAGAGGACAAGAATCCTTGAAGAGAGGCACCAACAAGAATTGGAGAATGAAAGagcagctgctgctgagaggACTAGAATTATTGAAGAGAAGCTCCAAAGACAATTGGATAATGAACGAGAATGTGTTCTTGTGAGTATGAGAATGCTCACAGAGAGGCTCCAAAGGGAGTCCGAAATTGCCACGAGTGCTACAAACCGAAGCCGGTCCTTGGAGGCAGACAATGCCAGACTTTATGA AGAACTGGAAAATGGAAGAGCAGACAACCAGGCTCTAATTTCAGATATTGTAGAGAAAAGTGATGAGCTTGCGACACTCAAATATCACTGTGACATGTTTGAGTCAGACAAGAGAG ATCTAGAAAATCAAGTTGAGGATCTGATGAAGGAACTGGAATATGCTAAGAAAGAACATGCAAGATATGTCCGTCAGGTCTTGGATGCAGCAAGGGCGATTCCTAACAACTTGGAGGCAATCCACACTGACGCTCAGCACTGA